The sequence below is a genomic window from Haloferax mediterranei ATCC 33500.
CAGCGTTTCCCACCCCACTTGTAGACGTTGACGCCGTTCATTCGCTCTGCGGAGGCGGTCTCGCCGCTCAGGATGTCGGCGATACGCCTCGCGGCGTTGTCCTTCTCTGTGATGATGAGTTCCGGGCCGCGGCTCATTGAGCGGCGATATGTCGGGGGTTATCCTAAACCTTTCGTGCCCATATTCTTGGTGTAGAAGGCCTAACGCGCGCGGATGCGAGTGTGCGGGTGTGAGCGCGCCTCGCGCGCGAAGGTGTATGTTCGCTGCCGACAGACGAGACAGCAACACAAGTTCAGGCTGACAGGCGAGGTCCAACACGAGTTTGGGCTGACATGACACCAGAAGCGCTAACGTCTGTGAGCCAAACCACAAAACGTGTCGAGTGAATCACGAATCGACATGACAGAAGGGGCTATTGCCCCCAAACTGCTCGCCCTCTCGTGGCCGCTCGTTGCGGGGAACCTCCTCCAGACGCTCTACAACCTCGCGGACGTGTTCTGGGTCGGGCGCGTCGGTGCCGACGCCGTCGCCGCCGTCTCGCTCATGTTCCCGACGAGTTGGATGTTCGTCTCGACCGCGATGGGAATCACCGCCTCGACGATTGCGCTCGTCTCCCAGCACATCGGTGCTGGGGAGGACAGACAGGCGGACCACGTCGTCGGCCAGACGATTCTCCTCACGCTCGCCGTCTCAATCGTCCTCGCAGTCGTCGGCTTCGCGTTCAGACACCCGCTTTTGAGCCTTATCGGAGCACAGGGTCCCGTTTTCACCAAAGCGCTTGCCTACATCGAGGTGGTGTTCCTCTCGCTCCCGCTTACGTTCCTCTTTTTCGCGTTCCGGGCCGCCTTGCAGGGCGCGGGTGACACCAAGACAGCCATGTGGCTCATGGTTGCCTCCGCGGGACTCAACGTCCTCCTCGACCCGATTCTCATTCTCGGATGGGGACCAATCCCCGGGATGGGAACGCGGGGCGCGGCGATTGCAACTCTCATCGCACGTCTGTTCGCCACGGCGGCCGGCGTTTACATTCTCCTCCGTGGAGACTGGGGCGTCCAACTCCACCTCGCCGACCTCCGACCGGACCCGGAGCGCCTACAGAGACTCGTCGATATCGGTTATCCTGCGACGCTCGACGGGTGGGCGCGAAGCTTCTCGGCGGTCGTGATGGCTGGCTTCGTCGCCCGATTCGGTCCGATTGCGACCGCGGCCTACGGTATCGGCGTTCGGCTGATGTCCGTCTCGTGGACCGTCTCTGGGGCTGTCGGACAGGCGACGGCGACCGGCGTCGGGCAGAACTTGGGTGCGCAAACACCCAAGCGAGCGGCGTCCGTCACGTGGACGGCGATGATAGCGACGATGGGAATCCTCTTTGCCGCCGGTGGACTCGTGATGGCGTTCCCCGCCGAAGCCATGCGTCTGTTCATCGGCGAGCAGGCCGTCGTCGACGAGGGCGTCACGTTCCTCCGGATGGTCGCCCCATCGTGGGCGTTCTTCGGCGGCGTGATGGTCATTCAGGGCGCGTTCCGCGGTGCGGGAATCACCAAGGCGGCGATGGTGTTGTCGTTCCTCTCGCGGTGGATTTTCCGCGTTCCCGTCGCGCTCGTGCTTGCATTCGCGTGGACGGTTTCCGTCCCCGGAATCGGTCCCGTCTCCGGGCTTACGTGGGGCGTCGAAGGACTCTGGTGGGCGTACGTCTTCGGTGCAGTCGCTTCGTTCGTCGTTGCTGTCGCGTGGTTCCGGACCGGGTCGTGGCGCAAAGGAGTGTTGGACCGCGGCCCGTCCGCAGCGGCGGGCGACGACTAAGTTCAAATCGTGCTGATACTAACAGCCTAGGCTCATGTACCTCCGCGTGCAACATACTTGCATGTCTCATACACCCGAGTTGCCGGAGCGATACGTCTGTGACGGATGCCAAGCCGTGTACGCCGGAAACGTGACGAACAACAATGGTACGTACCACTTCAGCGCCCCCGAGGAGTGCGCCGCTTGCGGGTCGCCGAGTTTCGTTCGGTTCGAACAGTACGTGCGGCAGAAGACGGCGTAGGTCGTTCGAATACGAGTCGGAATCAAACTGCGCGGGTGACGCGCGTCGCCAGCGCAGGCCGTCGCGTTATTCGTCGAGTTGCTCGCGGAGCAGCTGGTTTACGGTTCCGGGGTCGGCGCTCCCCTGGGACTTCTGCATGACCTGTCCGACGAGGAAGTTCAGCGCGCCGCCTTCGCCGTCGTGGTAGTCGGAGACAGCGTCGGGGTTCTCCTCGATTGCTTCGGTGACGAAGCCGCCGATCTCGTCGTCGTCGGCCTTGCCGAGTCCTTCTTCCTCGACGATGGTATCCGGGTCTTTCCCCTCGTCGAGCATCTTCCGGAGGACGATTTCTTCTGCGTTCTTCGTCGTCACCTCGTCGGCGTCGACGAGTTCGACGAGGCGCGTGAACTCGTCGAGGCGGTCCGCCACGTCCGTGATGAGCATGTCGCGGTAGTTGAGTTCGCCGAGCAAGTTGTCGGCGACCCACGTCGCGGCGAGGTCGGCGTCGAACTCGGCGGCGACGTCTTCGAAGAAGTCCGCGACTTCCTTGGTCGACGTGAGCTTCGACGCGGACTCCTCGTCGATGCCGTACTCGGTCTGGAAGCGCTCGCGGCGGGCGTCGGGAAGTTCCGGAATCGGAATCTCTGCTTTCCAGTGGGCAACTTGGAGCGGCGGGAGGTCGGCCTCGCGGAAGTAGCGGTAGTCTTTTTCTTCTTCCTTCGAGCGCATCGAGACGGTGATGCCGCGGGATTCGTCCCAGTGCCGCGTCTCCTGTTCGACGGCGCGGCCGCGCTTGATGGCGTTCTTCTGGCGGGTGACCTCGTAGGCCAGCGCCTTTTCTGCACCTTTGTGGCTGGAGATGTTCTTGACCTCGGTGCGGTTCGCCGCTTCGAGTGCCTCGTCGGAGATAGAGCCGTCGCCGTTGACCTCGTCGGCGGGGACGAGTGAGATGTTGGCGTCGATGCGGAGCGACCCGTCACGGGTCGCATCGAAGACGCCCAGATATTCGAGCACTTCTTCGAGTTTGGCGAGGAACGCGCGCGTCTCCTGCGGGCTGCGGAAGTCCGGTTCGGTGACGATTTCGACGAGCGGTGTCCCCGCGCGGTTGTAGTTGACGAGCGTGTAGTCCGCGGTGTCGATGCTGCCACCTTTGTGTTGGAGGCTACCCGGGTCCTCCTCGAGGTGGGCGCGCGTGATGCCGATGTCGCGGCGGTTCCCCTCGACGGCGACTTCCAGCGTCCCGTCGGCACAGATAGGCGCGTCGTACTGGGTGATCTGGAAGTTCTTCGGGAGGTCGGGGTAGTAGTAGTTCTTCCGGTGGAACCGGGTGTCCTCGGCGATATCGGCGTTCAGGGCCTTCCCGATTTTGACCGCCGATTCGACAGCCTTCTCGTTGAGTACCGGGAGCGCGCCCGGTAGCCCGAGACAGACCGGGCACACGCGGGTGTTCGGCTCCTCGTCCTCGGCAGGCTCAGTCGAACAGCTACAGAAAATCTTCGTGGTCGTTTCGAGTTGAACGTGAACCTCCAACCCGATGACGACCGCGAGTTCGCGCTGTTCGAGCGCTTGCGCAGTCATTGGCCGCGCTTCGGCGGCGGTGGGCTAAAGACTAACGGGACAGTCGCGAGCGGCGGGTCTGTCGGCATCGCTTCGGTTCATCTCACAGCAGCATTGTGAACGACGGCTGAGAATCGAACGGCCCGTATTGTGACTTAGGCGGCTACTAACGGCAGATAACAGGTTCCAAAGAAACCGCTCGCGCACGTATCACATTCTCGGTGATTGTCTGACGCACATTTATGTCTCACGCGCGGCGCTATTTTACCCATGAGCAATCGGGTGGAGGAACTCGAATCGAAGGTTGCAGAACTGCAGGCCGCGGTGAACGGACTCACCGAGGAACTCGTCGAGACGAAAGAGCGACTTCGACAGGTCGAGGACGCAAACGACGTGGAAGTACCGTCTCGCGCCCCGCGCCGCCGCGGCGACTGGGAGCCAGAGGACGAAGAAGAAGAATCCGTCGAGGCCGAGCCGATAGAGTCGGTCGACGACGATGATACTAAAACGGACGAGTCCGAGATGACGGACGAAGACGACGGCGAGTCCGCCGACGACGACATCATCGTCGCGTAATCGGGCGCGCCGCCAGACGCGAGCGCGCCCTGTGTCCATGCGGCGCGCTCCCCTTGCGGGCGTCGCCCGCGTGAACACCAACACATGCACATCAAAGAGCTCGTCCTTGACGGTTTCAAGAGCTTCGGGCGGCCGACTCGCATCCCGTTTTACGAGGATTTCACGGTCGTTACGGGCCCGAACGGTTCAGGAAAGTCGAACATTATCGATGGCGTCCTTTTCGCACTCGGTCTCGCCCGCACCCGCGGGATTCGCGCCGAGAAGCTCACGGACCTCATCTACAACCCCGGCCACGCCGACGGGAGTGACGAAGG
It includes:
- a CDS encoding MATE family efflux transporter, with product MSSESRIDMTEGAIAPKLLALSWPLVAGNLLQTLYNLADVFWVGRVGADAVAAVSLMFPTSWMFVSTAMGITASTIALVSQHIGAGEDRQADHVVGQTILLTLAVSIVLAVVGFAFRHPLLSLIGAQGPVFTKALAYIEVVFLSLPLTFLFFAFRAALQGAGDTKTAMWLMVASAGLNVLLDPILILGWGPIPGMGTRGAAIATLIARLFATAAGVYILLRGDWGVQLHLADLRPDPERLQRLVDIGYPATLDGWARSFSAVVMAGFVARFGPIATAAYGIGVRLMSVSWTVSGAVGQATATGVGQNLGAQTPKRAASVTWTAMIATMGILFAAGGLVMAFPAEAMRLFIGEQAVVDEGVTFLRMVAPSWAFFGGVMVIQGAFRGAGITKAAMVLSFLSRWIFRVPVALVLAFAWTVSVPGIGPVSGLTWGVEGLWWAYVFGAVASFVVAVAWFRTGSWRKGVLDRGPSAAAGDD
- the gatB gene encoding Asp-tRNA(Asn)/Glu-tRNA(Gln) amidotransferase subunit GatB, yielding MTAQALEQRELAVVIGLEVHVQLETTTKIFCSCSTEPAEDEEPNTRVCPVCLGLPGALPVLNEKAVESAVKIGKALNADIAEDTRFHRKNYYYPDLPKNFQITQYDAPICADGTLEVAVEGNRRDIGITRAHLEEDPGSLQHKGGSIDTADYTLVNYNRAGTPLVEIVTEPDFRSPQETRAFLAKLEEVLEYLGVFDATRDGSLRIDANISLVPADEVNGDGSISDEALEAANRTEVKNISSHKGAEKALAYEVTRQKNAIKRGRAVEQETRHWDESRGITVSMRSKEEEKDYRYFREADLPPLQVAHWKAEIPIPELPDARRERFQTEYGIDEESASKLTSTKEVADFFEDVAAEFDADLAATWVADNLLGELNYRDMLITDVADRLDEFTRLVELVDADEVTTKNAEEIVLRKMLDEGKDPDTIVEEEGLGKADDDEIGGFVTEAIEENPDAVSDYHDGEGGALNFLVGQVMQKSQGSADPGTVNQLLREQLDE
- a CDS encoding DUF7518 family protein, with product MSNRVEELESKVAELQAAVNGLTEELVETKERLRQVEDANDVEVPSRAPRRRGDWEPEDEEEESVEAEPIESVDDDDTKTDESEMTDEDDGESADDDIIVA